In Flavobacterium cerinum, one genomic interval encodes:
- a CDS encoding anhydro-N-acetylmuramic acid kinase: MQNTVYNVIGVMSGTSLDGIDLAKITFTLENEQWFFKIGPCETIPYSEEWVGWLQEAVGYSTLQLQMLNENYTGLLAGIIRDFIEKHNIKEIDAVCSHGHTILHQPQNGFTLQIGNLPKIAELVGQKVVCDFRVQDVELGGQGAPLVPIGDRLLFADYDYCLNLGGFSNISFEENGNRIAFDISPVNTVLNFYAGKLGYAYDDRGKLAGKGIVSEDLLNELNALPFYKAKHPKSLGFEFVKETIFPLIEKYKLSEHDVLATFTKHIAFQVAQALPGQKGKLLITGGGAYNDFLLELIKHNLPDVEVAVPDAGTIEFKEALIFGLLGVLKLRNEINVLASVTGAGHNHSSGRIYDIPEKL; encoded by the coding sequence ATGCAAAATACAGTCTATAATGTTATCGGAGTGATGTCCGGAACGTCGCTCGATGGGATCGATTTGGCCAAAATAACGTTTACATTGGAAAACGAACAATGGTTTTTTAAAATTGGACCATGTGAAACGATACCCTATTCGGAAGAATGGGTAGGGTGGTTACAGGAAGCGGTTGGTTATTCAACGTTACAGCTTCAAATGCTAAATGAAAATTATACCGGGTTGTTAGCCGGAATAATCCGCGATTTTATAGAAAAGCATAACATAAAGGAAATTGATGCTGTTTGTTCACACGGACATACGATTTTGCATCAGCCGCAAAACGGATTTACACTTCAAATCGGTAATTTGCCGAAAATAGCAGAACTGGTCGGCCAAAAAGTGGTTTGCGATTTTAGAGTTCAGGATGTGGAACTTGGCGGACAAGGCGCTCCTTTGGTTCCGATCGGCGACCGGTTGTTGTTTGCTGATTATGATTATTGTCTGAATCTGGGTGGTTTTTCCAATATCTCCTTTGAAGAAAACGGAAACCGAATTGCTTTTGATATCTCTCCGGTTAATACCGTGCTGAATTTTTATGCCGGTAAATTAGGATATGCCTATGATGACAGAGGAAAATTAGCCGGAAAAGGCATAGTTTCGGAAGATCTCCTGAACGAGCTGAATGCTCTGCCGTTTTACAAAGCAAAACATCCGAAATCGTTAGGATTCGAATTTGTAAAAGAAACAATCTTCCCGCTTATCGAAAAATATAAGCTGTCTGAACATGATGTTTTGGCAACTTTTACCAAACATATCGCTTTTCAGGTAGCGCAAGCTTTACCCGGGCAAAAAGGGAAATTATTGATTACCGGTGGTGGTGCCTATAACGATTTTCTTTTAGAGTTGATCAAACATAATTTACCCGATGTTGAAGTCGCTGTACCGGATGCCGGAACCATCGAATTTAAAGAAGCGCTGATCTTTGGATTGCTGGGTGTTTTAAAGCTTCGAAACGAAATAAACGTACTGGCTAGTGTTACCGGTGCCGGACATAATCACAGTTCCGGAAGAATTTATGATATACCGGAAAAACTTTGA
- a CDS encoding acyl-CoA dehydrogenase, with the protein MDFKLTEEHIMIQQAARDFAQTELLPGVIERDEHQKFPEEQVKKMAELGFLGMMVDPKYGGAGLDSVSYVLAMEEIAKIDASAAVVMSVNNSLVCAGLEKYCNEEQKLKYLVPLAKGEVIGAFCLSEPEAGSDATSQKTTAIDMGDHYLLNGTKNWITNGNTASTYIVIAQTDVEKGHKGINAFIVERGWAGFEIGPKEQKMGIRGSDTHSLMFTDVKVPKENRIGADGFGFNFAMGVLNGGRIGIASQALGIASGAYELALKYSQERKAFGKEIFKHQAIAFKLADMATQITAARMLCFKAACEKDAGQDISLSGAMAKLYSSQVAMDTTIEAVQIHGGNGYVREYHVERMMRDAKITQIYEGTSEIQKIVISRGLVS; encoded by the coding sequence ATGGATTTTAAACTGACTGAAGAGCATATAATGATACAGCAGGCTGCTCGTGATTTTGCTCAAACCGAATTACTTCCGGGCGTAATTGAAAGAGATGAACACCAGAAATTCCCTGAGGAGCAGGTTAAAAAAATGGCCGAACTAGGATTTTTGGGAATGATGGTTGACCCAAAATACGGAGGAGCCGGTTTGGATAGCGTTTCTTACGTACTAGCTATGGAAGAGATTGCAAAAATTGATGCTTCTGCCGCTGTAGTAATGTCAGTAAACAACTCATTGGTATGTGCCGGTCTTGAAAAATATTGTAACGAAGAACAAAAACTAAAATACCTTGTGCCGTTAGCTAAAGGAGAAGTTATCGGAGCTTTCTGTTTATCAGAGCCTGAAGCGGGTTCAGATGCTACTTCGCAAAAAACTACTGCTATCGATATGGGTGACCATTATTTGTTAAACGGTACTAAAAACTGGATTACAAACGGTAACACTGCTTCTACTTATATTGTAATTGCGCAAACTGATGTAGAAAAAGGACACAAAGGAATCAATGCTTTTATCGTTGAAAGAGGATGGGCAGGTTTTGAAATCGGTCCGAAAGAACAAAAAATGGGTATTCGCGGATCCGACACGCATTCATTAATGTTTACGGATGTTAAGGTTCCGAAAGAAAACAGAATCGGAGCAGACGGATTCGGATTTAACTTTGCAATGGGAGTATTAAACGGTGGTCGTATCGGAATTGCTTCTCAGGCATTAGGAATTGCTTCAGGAGCTTACGAATTGGCTTTAAAATATTCTCAGGAGCGTAAAGCTTTCGGTAAAGAAATCTTCAAACACCAGGCTATCGCATTTAAATTGGCTGATATGGCAACGCAAATCACTGCTGCAAGAATGTTATGCTTTAAAGCAGCTTGCGAAAAAGATGCCGGACAAGACATTTCTCTTTCAGGTGCAATGGCAAAATTATATTCTTCTCAGGTAGCAATGGATACTACTATCGAGGCTGTTCAGATCCACGGTGGTAACGGTTACGTTAGAGAGTACCATGTAGAGCGTATGATGCGTGATGCAAAAATCACTCAGATCTATGAAGGAACTTCTGAAATCCAGAAAATTGTAATCTCAAGAGGTTTGGTTTCTTAA